AACGTTTAAAAGCTAAAACTGCCTAATTATGAGTAAGAAGACAGATAGTAATGTATATACGGTAGTATTCGCAATAGGAATGGTACTAGTAGTGGGTGCGTTGTTAGCTTTTACAGCGTCATCACTTCGCCCAACAATCGACGCTAACAAGCGTATCGAGAAGCAGCAAAACATTTTGTATGCAATGGGTGTAAACGAAAACGATGAAACAAGTGTAGAGTTTGTTTCAAAAGATAAAGTAGCAGACGAGTTTGCTAAATACATTAAAAAACAATTAGTAATTGAAGGAGATAACGTTTCTGAAGACGCTAAAGCGTATTTAATTGATGTAAAAAAGCAACAAACAGCAGCTAAAGAAGGAAAAACAAGAAAATTACCATTATTTGTAGGTGAAAAGGAAGGAAAAACTTTCTATATCGCTCCAATTAGAGGTAAGGGTCTTTGGGATGCTATTTGGGGATATGTTGCAATGGATAAAAACATGGTAGTTCAAGGAGTTTTCTTCGATCACAAAGGAGAAACACCAGGTTTAGGGGCTAACATTAAGCAACGTTACTTTATGGACGATTTTATTGGAGAAGATTTAATGAGCAACGGTTCTTTTAAAGGAATTGCAGTATCTAAATCTAATAACGATCCAAAGAATGAAGATAAAAATGATAACGAGGTAGATGCAATTGCAGGAGCAACTATTACTGGTGACGGGGTAGCTGCAATGCTTAAATCAGAATTAGCATTATACGTACCTTACTTTAAAACATTAAAATAATTATGGGACTTTTATCAAAAAAAGACGCAGCATTAATTACTGATCCATTAGCAGATAATAACCCAATTACAATTCAGGTATTAGGTATTTGTTCTGCACTAGCAATTACAGCAGAGTTAAAAGCTTCTATTGTAATGTCTATATCGGTATTATTTGTATTAGGAGTAGGGAATGTAGTAATCTCGTTAATGAGAAATATTATTCCATCAAAAATTAGAATTATTGTACAGTTAATCGTAGTAGCAACCTTAGTAATTATTGTAGACCAAGTGCTAAAAGCGTTTGCGTACGATTTAAGTAAAACCTTATCGGTATTTATTGGGTTAATTATTACCAACTGTATTATTATGGGACGTTTTGAGGCATTTGCTTTAGGTAACGGACCATGGAGATCATTTTTAGATGGAATAGGAAATGCTTTAGGATATGCAGTAATCTTAATTATTGTAGGATTCTTTAGAGAGTTATTCGGTTCAGGTACTTTATTAGGATTTAAAGTGTTAGGTGATCCTATCGAGAAAACAGGATTGTATGCTTTAGGATACGAAAACAACGGATTTATGTTATTATCACCAATGGCATTAATCGTTGTAGGTATTATTATTTGGGTACAACGTACAAGAAATAAAGCATTAGTAGAAGATTAAAATAGTAATGAGACGTTAGATATGAGAATTGAGATGCTATCAATAAACTCAATACTAACTACTCAATACTAAATACTATAAAAATATGGAACATATAGAATTATTTTTCAAATCGATATTTATAGATAACATGGTATTTGCTACCTTCTTAGGAATGTGTTCATACCTTGCTGTATCTAAAAAAGTATCAACAGCCGTAGGTTTAGGAGCTGCTGTAATCTTTGTATTAGCAGTAACAGTACCAGTAAACTGGTTGTTAGATCAATACTTATTACAACCTGGAGCTTTAAAGTGGTTAGGAGAAGAATATGTAGATTATGACTTAAGTTTCTTGTCGTTTATCATGTTTATTGCAACAATTGCAACCATGGTACAATTAGTAGAAATTATAGTTGAAAAATTTGCGCCAGCATTATATAACTCTTTAGGTATTTTCTTACCATTAATTGCAGTAAACTGTGCAATTTTAGGAGGGTCTTTATTTATGCAATCTCGTGAAATTCCAACATTAGGTTTATCATTTACGTATGGTATTGGTTCAGGAATCGGGTGGTTTTTAGCAATTTTAGCAATTGCTGCTATTCGTGAAAAAATCAGATACTCATCAGTGCCACCAGCATTAAGAGGATTAGGAATTACATTCATTATTACAGGTTTAATGGCTATCGGGTTTATGAGCTTCGGTGGAATGTTAACAGGAGGTGATGATGCAGGTAAAAAAGAAGAAACTGCTGAAGTTAAGGTTGATAAGAAAGAAGTTGAAGAAAAGGTAGTAGAGGAAACTGAAAAGACTGAAGAGAAGGCAGAAGAATTAGCTAATAACACTAAAGAAATTACAGAATAATGGTATTTTTAGAAGTAAGCACAGGAGGAACAGTTGCTATTACAGTATTAGCGTTTTTAGCGGTAATCTTAGTTTTGGTAGCTTTATTATTATTTGTTAAGCAAAAATTGGCACCATCTGGACCTGTAAAAATTACAATCAATGGTGAAAAAACAATAGAAGTAGCATCAGGAGGAACTTTATTATCTACCTTAGGTAATGAAAAAATCTTTTTACCATCAGCTTGTGGTGGTGGTGGTTCTTGTGTACAATGTGAGTGTCATGTAAATTCAGGTGGAGGAGAAGCTTTACCTACAGAAACACCACACTTTACACGTAAAGAATTACAACACGGTATCCGTTTAGCATGTCAGGTAAAAGTAAAGCAAGATATGGATATCTCTATTCCAGAAGAAATTTTCGGAATTAAGAAATGGGAAGCAACTGTTGTAAGAAATTATAACGTAGCAACCTTTATTAAGGAGTTTGTAGTTGAGATTCCAGAAGAAATGGATTATAAAGCAGGTGGGTATATTCAAATTGAAATACCACCATGTGAAGTAAAATATGCTGATATGGATATTTCTGCACATCCACAAGATCATCCAGGTGAACCAGATAAATTTGAGGCTGATTGGGATAAATTTAACCTAAGGCCATTAGTAATGAAGAATGAGGAAACTGTAGAGAGAGCATACTCTATGGCTTCTTATCCAGCAGAAGGAAGAGAAATCATGTTAAATGTTCGTGTAGCAACACCTCCTTTCGACCGTGCTAAAGGCGGATGGATGGATGTAAATCCAGGGGTGGCATCTTCGTATATTTTTAATCAAAAGCCAGGAGATAAAGTAACTATTTCTGGACCTTATGGTGAATTCTTTATCAATGATTCAGATGCAGAGATGTTATATGTAGGTGGTGGAGCTGGTATGGCACCAATGCGTTCACATATTTATCATTTATTTAGAACTTTAAAGACTGGTAGAAAAGTAACATACTGGTACGGAGGTCGTTCTAAAGCAGAATTATTCTACATTCACTACTTTAGAGCGTTAGAAAAAGACTTTCCAAACTTTAAATTCTACTTGGCATTATCTGAGCCATTAGAAGAAGATAACTGGAAGGTTAAAAAAGATATTAATGATGAAAGCGGAGATGGTTTTGTTGGGTTTATTCATCAAGTTGTAATAGACCAATATTTATCTAAGCATGAAAGTCCTGAGGATTTAGAATTATATTTCTGTGGACCACCATTAATGAACAAAGCAGTACAAAAAATGGGTGAAGATTTTGGTCTAGATGACGAAAACATTCGTTTTGACGACTTTGGAGGATAGACACATAGTGTTTAATACATCATATTATAAAACCGATACAAATAATTTGTATCGGTTTTTTTGTGCTTAAAAAAATACCATTCATAATTAATTTTCAACTGTTTATAAACTTTTAACTTTCAGTTAAACTTAATAAGCTTATTTTGTAGAACTACTACTTACAATAAATTAAAAACCAAACAAATCAATGAATTGTCCAAATTGTAAATCTACATTTATAAGAAGAAAAAGAAGAAGTTTATTTCAAAAGATAGTATTCTTTAATAAGAGAAGATTTAAATGTCATGAATGCAAAACAACGTTTTTAGCAAAATAATGCTATTCATAAATTACATCGAACTTATAAACTGGGTTGTCGCTCTCATATTCAAAAACTCTAGCATAATCCATAACGTTAGCTATTCCTTCGAGTTCACATAGTTGTGAAACTACAGCGTATAAACCATTAAATAATCTTTCTTTATCGGTCGGATTTTGAGGTTTTGGATTATAATGACATAAAGGAACAGTAAAACCGCATGCTTCTAAAAACACCCTTTCAATCAGTAGTAATTCAAGCGGAGTGTAACCATTAAATTTTCTACCTAAATTTTGATGAACCCTACCCACATAGCTTAGTTGCAATGAGCCATGACCATTCGTGAGATGTTTCCAACTATCTCGATTGTCTAATATATTTCCAACCGCACATGCTGAGCAACATTCAGGATTCAATTCATCGTTGTGAAAAGCATTATAAAGCTTTATAAGTGCTTGTTCTAATCGTTTAGGTATTTCCATAATCAAAAAGGATTTACTCCCTTAAATATACAAAATATTGGTTGTACCTTTGCATCAAATTATTGTTAATGACGACTTTTCAAGATTTAGACTTATCAAATCCACTAAGAAATTCAATTGAAGAATTAGGTTTCGTAAATCCAACACCTATTCAAGAACAAGCATTTCCTGTAATTCGTTCAGGAAAAGATGTGGTGGGGATTGCACAAACAGGTACAGGTAAAACTTTTGGGTACTTACTGCCTATATTACGTGATTTAAAGTTTTCAAAACAACAACACCCAAGGGTGATGATAATAGTACCTACACGAGAATTAGTGGTTCAGGTGGTAGAAGAGATAGAAAAGCTAGCTAAATACATCACTTTACGAACTGTAGGTGTATATGGTGGAGTTAATTTAAATCGCCATAAAGAAGCAGTAATGCAAGGAGCTGACATTATTGTTGCCACACCAGGACGTTTGTACGATTTAGCGTTAAGTAACGTATTAAAATTAAAGTCCATTCAAAAATTAGTCATTGATGAAGTAGATGTAATGCTTGATTTGGGTTTTCGTTTTCAGTTGTTAAACATCTTTGATTTATTACCTCAAAGACGTCAAAACATCATGTTTTCAGCAACGATGACGGAGGATGTTGAAGCATTAATTGATGATTTTTTTATTGCTCCACATAAAATAGCAATTGCAGTAAGTGGAACACCGTTAGATAACATTCAGCAAATAAGCTATGATGTTCCTAATTTTTATACAAAAGTCAACTTATTAAACTATTTATTATTTGATAAATCAGAGTTTAGTAAAGTGTTGGTGTTTGCACCTAATAAAAGAAATGCAGACAGACTATTTGATTGTGTAGCCGAAGAATATCCATCACAAGCCTGTGTAATTCATTCAAATAAAACACAAAACTACCGTTTGCGCTCTATAGAACAATTCAACAAAGGAGAAAAACGAATCTTAATAGCTACCGATGTAATTGCACGTGGATTAGATTTAGAGGAAGTTACGCATGTAATAAACTTTAATGTACCACATTTTCCTGAAAACTACATGCACAGAATAGGACGTACTGGTCGTGCAGAAAGAGAGGGAAAAGCAATTTTATTCGCTACGGAAAAAGAGCAGGAAGCAAAACAAAGAATTGAGGAATTGATGGATTACACAATTCCAAAGGAAGAAATTCCAGAACAAGTTGAAATAACCAAGCAATTAACGGAAGAAGAGCGTCCGAAAGAAGAAAGAGAAGTAAATAAAAACAGAACTTCTCAAGAATACATTCCAGGTCCCGCTTTTCACGAGAAAAAGGAAAAGAATAAAAAAACAAACCAAGGAGGTTCTTATAGAAGAGAGCTTGCCAAGAAGTACAAAAAGCCAAAAACAAGAGGAGATAAAAATTATAACAAACGCAATAAGAAACGTAAATAATGCAAGAACTTACTAAGCAAGAACTTCACAATTTAGGAATGAATATTGTGGGTAAAAAACTGCAAGAAATGGGGTATGAATTTGTTGCAGTAAATAGCGAGTTGAAAAAGCATCCACAATTTGTGTTGTTTAAAAAAGGAGAGTCTACCATTTTTGTATTAGTAAAAACTACGAACAACATACAGTCTCCACAAGAATATGATGTATTGTGGATGGAAACTTTTAAAAAACACGCAGAAAAACAAAATGCAAAGGTTTGGTATGCTGGCATAGGTATAGCAAATGCAGAAAGTGTAGATTTACCTGTGTTTAAAGACAAGCCCTATTATGTTGCTTTTGATGATTTTGTAAAAATCTTATAAAACCTTTTTACTAATTTTTGGTGCTAATCTCCTTTTTTAACTGAAGGAAAAATAGTGGTTTTGTAGATTGGAAAGGGTATAAACACTATTGAATACTAGGTAGTTGTATGTTAATTTTACCTCAGGGAAATTAATAAAATATCTAAAAAAATGAAAAGACAACTACTAACCAAAAAAGGAAAAAAATTAATGAAAACTATTATGGCATTTTTATCAGATTTAGGTAATGGTGCTAGTTATGCAATTAATAATTAAGGTTTAAATAGTTAGAATTTAAAAAACACTCGTTTTATGATGTAAACGAGTGTTTTTTTATACATAAATAGTAAATTTACAGTGTGGAGAATCTGTTAAATGAAATAAAAAACTGTAAGATTTGTGAGAAACATATAGAGCCTAATCCTGTAGTTCTTGCTAGTAAAAAATCCAAAATCATTATTGTAGGTCAAGCCCCTGGAGCCAAAGTACATCAATCTGGGATTCCTTGGGATGATGCTAGTGGAAAACAGCTTAGGAAATGGTTGGATGTTACTGATGAGGAGTTTTATGATACCAATAACTTTGGAATAATACCTATGGGTTTTTGTTATCCAGGAAAAGGAAAAACAGGAGATTTACCACCAAGAAAAGAATGCGCTCCACAGTGGCATCAACCTTTATTAAAAGAAATATCAGAAGTTAAGCTGATTATTTTAATAGGAATGTATGCTCAAAACTATTATTTGAAAAAGAAAGCAAAACGAACACTCACCGAAACAGTAAATGCTTTTGAAGAGTACTTGCCTCAGTATTTTGTATTACCCCATCCATCACCAAGAAATCGATTTTGGTTGACCAAAAACCCATGGTTTGAAAAAGAAGTTTTACCTATGTTAAAAAACACGGTGAAAAAGCTGATATAGTGATTTTAATACTAAAAGAAAGTTAAATACATGCATTGATAAATTTGTACTTTTGCAATGTATGATAGAAACAAGAGAAGCCATATCAGAAAAAGCGGTTTTAATAGGTATTATAACCCAGCATCAAGACGAAAAGAAATCAGAAGAATATCTTGATGAGCTAGAGTTTTTAACACTTACAGCTGGAGGATTTGCTGTTAAGAGATTTGTTCAAAAATTAGATAAACCCCATCCAAAAACTTTTATTGGAACAGGTAAATTAGAAGATGTAAAAGCTTATATAGATTCCAATGATATTGGAACAGCTATTTTTGATGATGAGTTATCGCCTGCGCAACTTAGAAATGTTGAACGTTTTTTAGATTGTAAAATTTTAGATAGAACCAACTTAATACTTGATATTTTTGCAAGTAGAGCACAAACAAGCTCAGCAAAAGCTCAAGTAGAATTAGCACAATACCAATATTTATTACCTCGATTAACCAGAATGTGGACACACCTTGATAAACAAAAAGGGGGTATTGGTATGCGTGGTCCTGGAGAAACAGAAATAGAAACTGACCGTCGTATTATTCGAGATAAAATTTCGTTGCTAAAAAAGAAATTAGTAACTATTGACAAGCAAATGTCCATACAACGAAAAAATCGTGGGAAAATGGTACGTGTTGCTTTGGTAGGATATACCAATGTTGGTAAATCTACCTTGATGAATGTTGTTAGTAAAAGTGAGGTTTTTGCAGAGAATAAACTGTTTGCAACATTAGACACTACAGTTAGAAAGGTAGTAATAAAAAATATTCCTTTTTTAATGACAGACACCGTTGGGTTCATTAGAAAATTACCAACACAATTAGTAGAGTCGTTCAAGTCTACTTTAGATGAAGTTCGTGAAGCAGATTTATTATTACATGTCGTAGATATTTCACATCCAAACTTTGAAGATCATATAGCTTCTGTAAATAAAATTTTAGATGAAATAGATAGTAAAGATAAGCCAACAGTTATGGTATTTAATAAAATAGACGCTTATACTCACGAAACTATTGATGAAGATGATTTAATAACAGAAAAAACAAAAGAACATTACACGTTAGAAGATTGGAAAAGAACATGGATGAATGATTTGGAAACAGAAAGTATTTTTATTTCAGCATTGAATAAAGATAACTTAGAAAACTTTAAAGATAAAGTGTATGAAGAAGTAAAAAAAATACACATTCAGCGCTTTCCATATAATGATTTTTTATATCAAGAATATTAGTTTTTTACAGTAAAAAAACACAACCATAACTTAAAAAGAACTTAAAGAATTGCTACTTTAAGTTCTTTTTTGTTATATTTATAATCGCTAAAGTAGTTTTTACTACATTTTATAAAGCATTGTAAATTAATATTTTTAACCATTTTATCCCCCTGAAAATGAAAAATAGTAAAACTTCACAAACAAAATCTAGACGATTTTTATTAGATCAATCAGTTAATAAGAAAGCTTAAATCCAACGTCAGTAGTTTAACCTTATTTAACCAGCTAACTTGCCAAGTATTCATAAAGTTTTAAGTATAAAATTTAAAGCTAGATGAAATGTCCGCTCTTTTGAGTTACCATGTGTTAATCTGAATAGATCATGATGAAAAATATAATATCCCTCTTGTTACTGTGTTGTGGCTTACAATTGGCTATAGCACAAGAGAAGTGTACATCTGAAAATTTTCATTCAGTAGATGTAAACGTAGTTGACAAGTGTTTAGTAGAAAAAAAGAAAGAGGAGACACCTGTTGTTGTAACTACAATTTCTAGTAGAAGATATTTAAGAAAGCGTATTTACTTTGAAAAAGTTATTAGTTTGGCCAATAGCATAGAAGCCAACAAAATCAAGTTTATAAAAACAACAAATGATTTAGCAACATGTCGCTTATATAATATATTTCCAATCACAAGAAAAATAACTAAGAAAGCTATTTCTTTTGATGTAGTAGATGAAATCCCTACGTTTTTATCATGCAGCGATCCTTTAAAGGATAAGGTAGATTGTTTTAATTATCAAATGCAAAACCATATAATCAATACACTGGTTTATCCCGAAGAAGCTTTGGATAAAGGTATAGAGGGAGAGGTGTTAGTTAGTTTTGTAATTGATGAAACAGGTAAAGTAACGGGTATTAAAACAGAAGGGGTAAATGTACATGAGATTTTGAAAAATGAGGCAAAAAGAATTATACTATTACTCCCTAACTTCACACCAGGAAAACAACAAGGAAAAAATACAAGTGTAGCATACAGCTTTCCTATGAACTTTAGCTTAAATAACTCTGAATATTAGAGTGTTAAAATAATTTATTTTCTATAAAAAAAAGAATACCTTTGCACGCCATGTTTTTCACAAATGATGAACTATAATTAGTTGATTGAAAAAATGTTAAACCCCTTAGGTATGAGAAAAATTATTTTAGTTATAACATTAGTTTGTTTTTATGCTACTAATGTTGTGTCGCAACGTGAAGTATGTGAAACCCCTGAAGAGTCTTTAGTAGACTTAAATAGTATAACAAAATGTACTATTGCTCCAAAAGACAAGAAAAATAAAGGTACACGACAAATCTCTGTAAAAGTATCGGCTAATAGAAGATATTTAAAAAAGAGAGAAATTTCAAAAAAGAAAGCTGTTTCAAGTGCAACTGAGTTATCAGGTGCAGGAACAGCGGCAATAGAAAGTACCACTCCACAAACAGAGTTAAATCAGTCTTTAACTTTTAAAAATAATCTTGAAAATATAACAAGTAAACTATCAGCAGAAGAGGTTCGTAAGGCTGAAAAATTTACTACTGTTGATAGAATACCTTTGTTTTCTGCATGTGAAAAAGCTAAGAAAAATGAAAGGTTAGACTGTTTTAATGTTGAAATGGTAAAGCATATTCAAAAACACTTCAGATATCCTAATCAAGCAGTAAAAGAATCTATTCAAGGAGAAGTATGGGTGCGTTTTATTATTGATAAAAATGGTCAGGTAAAAAATATTAAAACTTTAGGGCCAAAAAATGGAGAGTTATTAAATAACGAAGCTATTCGTGTGGTATCTCAATTACCACAGTTCATTCCTGCTAAAAAGTCAGGAGATGAAACCTCTGTAAAATACGGATTCCCTATTATGTTTGCTCTTGACGAGTAAATAAACCACAAATAACTTAATACAAATCAATTAAAATAAACATTATGTTTAAAAAACTACTATCCTTAGTTTTGGTAGTGTGTAGTATGTCTATTTATGCACAAACTACAGTAAATGGAAAAATTTACGACGAATACTTGGAGCCTTTTCCAAATGCAGTAATTCTTTCAGGAGAAGCTAGAGCTGTTTCTGACTTTGAAGGAAATTTTACGTTACAAGTTAAGTCAACTTACCCTATAACTATACAAGTTTCTGCTTTTGGATATAAGACAGAAATAATAGATGTTACTTCACAAGATCAAGAAGTAAATGTAATTTTAAAAGAAAGTGTAGCATTAGATGAAGTTGTAATTTCAGCATCTAGATCGCCTGAACGAGTTATCGAATCTCCTGTAACTATTGAAAGAATGGGGATTGTTGATGTAAAAAGAAATACTTCTGTGTCATTTTATGATGGATTAGTAAACTTAAAAGGAATTGAATCACGTGAAGCAAATTACGGGTTTAAATCTGTAAACTCTCGTGGCTTTTCTACTTTCGACAACACCCGATTTGTACAATTAGTTGATGGGGTAGAAACATCAATACCAGCATTGAACTTCTCAGCAGGAAACATTATGGGACTGTCTGATTTAGATGTGAAAAATGTTGAAATTTTACCAGGAGCTTCTTCTGCCTTATATGGCGCAAATGCTTTTAATGGTATTTTGTTAATGAGAAGTAGAAACCCTTTTGATGATGCAGGTATTAGTACTTATATAAAAACAGGTAGTATGTCGCAAAAAGCGGCAGGTAACAATCCTTTTTATGATGCAGGAGTTCGTATGGCATTTAAGTTTAATGATTATGTAGCAGCTAAAGCTAATTTTACTTATTTCTCAGCTGAAGAATGGCATGCAGATGATACCAGAAACACGACAGGTATTGGAGGAACTGCAACTGATGGAGATAGAAATACTAATACTGATTATGATGGTGTAAATGTATATGGTGATGATTTTAATTTTAACTTAAATGATTTAAATTCAGCATTACCTTCTTTGAATGTAAGTAGAACAGGATACAATGAATCAGACTTAACAAATTATAATGGGTATAACCTAAAATTTGATGGATCTATACATATCAGACCATGGGCAAATGACGCATTAGAGATTATATTAAATTCTCGTTTTTCTCGTGGAGATAACACATATCAAGGAACGAATAGATTCTCTCAAAAAGGATATTTTATTGAACAGTACAAATTAGAATTGAAAGGAAGAAATTTCTTTGTAAGAGGTTACTATACTGGTAATGATTCAGGGAAAAGTCACGATTTACGATTTGCAGCGATTGCTTTAAATGAAAAATATAATCCAACACAAAATTGGTATCAAGAATATGCTGGAATATATAGCGGAGCATTAACAGTTCCTGGGTTTACACCTTTTAACGATGCAGATGCAAGAAGGTTTGCTAATAGAAATAGATATGTACCAGGTTCACCTGAGTTTAAAACAGCTTTAGAAGAGGTAATTAATACTCCAATAAACAAAGGAGGAGCAGGAATTAAAGATGAAACTTCTTTTTATCATTTTGATGCTAATTATAACTTTAAAGATATAATTCGTTGGGGAGAGATTCAAGTAGGAGGTTCTTACCGTAAATTCGATATTAACTCAAACGGAACTTTATTTACAGATGAAAACAGTAGTATTGAGTTTGATATGGTAGGGGTTTACTCTCAAATTCAAAAGAAATTTTTAGATGATAGATTAAAATTTACAGGGTCTGTTCGTTATGATAAATCTAAAAACTTTGAAGGAAACTTCTCACCAAGGGTAGCGTTAAACTATTCTTTAGGTGAATCAAAAAACCATATTTTAAGAGCTTCTTATCAAACAGGGTTTAGAAATCCAAGTACCTTAGAGCAATACTTTGGATTACGTTCAGGACCAAGCAAGTATATTTTAGGTACTTCTCAAGAAAACTTAGATCGTTTTTCTACTATAGTAGCTAATCAAGATGGCTCTACTAGTGTAATTACTGGTAGACAAGCTTTTGGAAATGCTTTAGTTGGAACTGACAATAGAGTTAAGCTTGATGTGAATCCAATTAAACCAGAAAAGGTTACTTCATATGAAGTAGGATATAGAAGTATCATCGACTTAAATAGTAGAAATATATTAGAGATAGACATTAATGGTTATTATAACCAGTATAACGACTTTGTAGCATTCAAAGATGTTATTGTAGCTAATTATGGAGGTTTAGAAGCAGATGGAACACCAGATGCGCAAGCTGATGCAGCAATAGATAATGGAGATTATACTTCGTTTGTTCTTAATACAAATACATCAGCGAATGTAGATTCGTATGGTGTAGGTGTTGGGTTAAATACAAAAGTATTTAAGACATTTAACATAGGAGCTAACTATACATATTCAAAATTAGTTTTTGATCAAAGTGATGATCCTACTTTTAAAGCAGGATTTAATACTCCAGAGCACCAAGTAAAAGTAATGTTTGGAAATCCAAACTTGTTTAAAAATTTTGGATTTAATGTAAATTTAAGATGGCAAGATGAGTTCTATTGGCAGTCAAGCTTCTTAGATGATACAGTAGATGCAAGAACTGTATTAGATGCACAAATAAACTATAGAGTACCTGCTATTAAATCAAGATTTAAATTAGGAGGAACTAACTTAACTGGTAATGAGTATATGGTTGCACCAGGATCAGGGTTAATTGGTTCTATGTACTATGTTTCTTGGACAATCAATGACTAGAAATAGTTTAAACTATAAAATAAAAAAGAGGCGTGAATTAATTCACGCCTCTTTCGTTTTATAAACTTTTAAAGTAGTTTGCTATTCGTTTTCAGAGTCATTAATTATCCCTAATCGTTTAGCACGCTGCTCCCAGCTTTTTCTAGCTAAACTTTGTAAGTTGGCTACATTGTCACTCTCATCCATTATTTCATAGCCTAAAAGCGTTTCTATAACGTCTTCTTG
The nucleotide sequence above comes from Tenacibaculum singaporense. Encoded proteins:
- a CDS encoding TonB-dependent receptor, which codes for MFKKLLSLVLVVCSMSIYAQTTVNGKIYDEYLEPFPNAVILSGEARAVSDFEGNFTLQVKSTYPITIQVSAFGYKTEIIDVTSQDQEVNVILKESVALDEVVISASRSPERVIESPVTIERMGIVDVKRNTSVSFYDGLVNLKGIESREANYGFKSVNSRGFSTFDNTRFVQLVDGVETSIPALNFSAGNIMGLSDLDVKNVEILPGASSALYGANAFNGILLMRSRNPFDDAGISTYIKTGSMSQKAAGNNPFYDAGVRMAFKFNDYVAAKANFTYFSAEEWHADDTRNTTGIGGTATDGDRNTNTDYDGVNVYGDDFNFNLNDLNSALPSLNVSRTGYNESDLTNYNGYNLKFDGSIHIRPWANDALEIILNSRFSRGDNTYQGTNRFSQKGYFIEQYKLELKGRNFFVRGYYTGNDSGKSHDLRFAAIALNEKYNPTQNWYQEYAGIYSGALTVPGFTPFNDADARRFANRNRYVPGSPEFKTALEEVINTPINKGGAGIKDETSFYHFDANYNFKDIIRWGEIQVGGSYRKFDINSNGTLFTDENSSIEFDMVGVYSQIQKKFLDDRLKFTGSVRYDKSKNFEGNFSPRVALNYSLGESKNHILRASYQTGFRNPSTLEQYFGLRSGPSKYILGTSQENLDRFSTIVANQDGSTSVITGRQAFGNALVGTDNRVKLDVNPIKPEKVTSYEVGYRSIIDLNSRNILEIDINGYYNQYNDFVAFKDVIVANYGGLEADGTPDAQADAAIDNGDYTSFVLNTNTSANVDSYGVGVGLNTKVFKTFNIGANYTYSKLVFDQSDDPTFKAGFNTPEHQVKVMFGNPNLFKNFGFNVNLRWQDEFYWQSSFLDDTVDARTVLDAQINYRVPAIKSRFKLGGTNLTGNEYMVAPGSGLIGSMYYVSWTIND
- the hflX gene encoding GTPase HflX — translated: MIETREAISEKAVLIGIITQHQDEKKSEEYLDELEFLTLTAGGFAVKRFVQKLDKPHPKTFIGTGKLEDVKAYIDSNDIGTAIFDDELSPAQLRNVERFLDCKILDRTNLILDIFASRAQTSSAKAQVELAQYQYLLPRLTRMWTHLDKQKGGIGMRGPGETEIETDRRIIRDKISLLKKKLVTIDKQMSIQRKNRGKMVRVALVGYTNVGKSTLMNVVSKSEVFAENKLFATLDTTVRKVVIKNIPFLMTDTVGFIRKLPTQLVESFKSTLDEVREADLLLHVVDISHPNFEDHIASVNKILDEIDSKDKPTVMVFNKIDAYTHETIDEDDLITEKTKEHYTLEDWKRTWMNDLETESIFISALNKDNLENFKDKVYEEVKKIHIQRFPYNDFLYQEY
- a CDS encoding energy transducer TonB, translated to MMKNIISLLLLCCGLQLAIAQEKCTSENFHSVDVNVVDKCLVEKKKEETPVVVTTISSRRYLRKRIYFEKVISLANSIEANKIKFIKTTNDLATCRLYNIFPITRKITKKAISFDVVDEIPTFLSCSDPLKDKVDCFNYQMQNHIINTLVYPEEALDKGIEGEVLVSFVIDETGKVTGIKTEGVNVHEILKNEAKRIILLLPNFTPGKQQGKNTSVAYSFPMNFSLNNSEY
- a CDS encoding energy transducer TonB, which codes for MRKIILVITLVCFYATNVVSQREVCETPEESLVDLNSITKCTIAPKDKKNKGTRQISVKVSANRRYLKKREISKKKAVSSATELSGAGTAAIESTTPQTELNQSLTFKNNLENITSKLSAEEVRKAEKFTTVDRIPLFSACEKAKKNERLDCFNVEMVKHIQKHFRYPNQAVKESIQGEVWVRFIIDKNGQVKNIKTLGPKNGELLNNEAIRVVSQLPQFIPAKKSGDETSVKYGFPIMFALDE